A window of the Burkholderia sp. 9120 genome harbors these coding sequences:
- a CDS encoding anti-sigma factor: MKIDDAILLAYVDGDLPDDECVKVEHAIHESAEIASRVSMLRASQLPYAEAFDQQSLPPVPESLSRSVDEMIRQHLANASAQQHAAGVADASSRSEPEEASLGENVHRLKPRARLLPTLSWPKLAVAFVAGAFCCGLALRLVPQLAGSGNNGSGGVVTASNDATMMPWIRAAAGYQQLYTRDTVALLQPDMNVTTATVADIRHVDNLAMQIPDLSSQGLTFKRVQRLRFHDKALVQIVYLPQKGNPVALCVLKEAKADAAPSDGNVHGMAVVSWRRGQLGYALIAEPGTVDLDALGKQLFNGQVTTTVGSNDNSAPDPRA, encoded by the coding sequence ATGAAGATCGATGACGCCATCCTGCTAGCTTACGTCGACGGCGATCTCCCGGACGACGAGTGCGTGAAAGTCGAACATGCGATTCATGAGTCCGCGGAGATCGCCTCGCGCGTGTCGATGTTGCGCGCGTCACAACTTCCCTATGCTGAAGCATTCGATCAGCAATCGCTGCCGCCAGTGCCTGAATCGTTGAGCCGAAGTGTCGACGAGATGATCCGTCAGCACCTCGCGAATGCGTCGGCGCAGCAGCACGCGGCCGGCGTTGCCGATGCGTCGTCCCGCAGCGAACCCGAGGAAGCGTCTTTGGGCGAGAACGTGCATCGTCTCAAGCCGCGCGCGAGATTGCTGCCTACGCTGTCGTGGCCGAAGCTCGCCGTCGCGTTCGTTGCGGGCGCATTCTGTTGTGGCCTTGCGTTGCGACTGGTGCCGCAATTGGCGGGCAGCGGCAACAACGGCAGTGGTGGCGTTGTCACTGCGTCGAACGACGCCACCATGATGCCGTGGATCAGGGCGGCCGCCGGCTACCAGCAGCTTTACACGCGCGATACGGTCGCGCTGTTGCAGCCCGACATGAACGTGACGACCGCCACCGTCGCCGACATTCGCCACGTCGACAACCTCGCGATGCAGATTCCCGATCTGAGCAGCCAGGGCCTCACGTTCAAGCGTGTGCAGCGCTTACGCTTTCATGACAAGGCGCTCGTGCAGATCGTCTATTTGCCGCAGAAGGGCAACCCGGTCGCGCTGTGCGTGCTGAAAGAGGCGAAGGCGGACGCCGCGCCGTCGGACGGCAATGTGCACGGCATGGCCGTAGTTTCATGGCGTCGCGGGCAACTCGGCTACGCGCTGATCGCTGAACCCGGCACAGTGGATCTCGACGCGCTCGGCAAGCAGTTGTTCAACGGCCAGGTGACGACTACGGTCGGCAGCAACGACAACAGCGCGCCTGATCCGCGGGCCTGA
- a CDS encoding RNA polymerase sigma factor, with amino-acid sequence MSTADAENLPNLLPGMLPRLWAFSLRLCGNQHDAEDVLQRACVRGLERASQLQPGTSPLSWMFSIVHSTWINELRARNVRSRSSMEWDDNFLETVADPGARNPEASLLSGEIIAAVERLPDAQRIVMLLIAVEGMSYAEAAETLGVPIGTIMSRLSRARQTIGVQFGERDASAARSTGNTQRAAQ; translated from the coding sequence ATGTCAACAGCAGATGCCGAGAATCTGCCGAATTTGCTGCCGGGCATGCTGCCGCGGCTGTGGGCATTCTCCTTGCGGCTGTGCGGAAATCAGCACGACGCCGAAGATGTACTCCAGCGCGCCTGCGTGCGAGGGCTCGAACGCGCCAGTCAATTGCAGCCGGGTACGTCGCCGCTGAGCTGGATGTTCTCGATCGTTCACTCCACCTGGATCAACGAATTGCGCGCGCGTAATGTGCGCAGCCGTTCGAGCATGGAATGGGACGATAACTTTCTCGAGACGGTGGCCGATCCCGGCGCGCGCAATCCGGAAGCGAGCTTGCTGAGCGGCGAGATCATCGCGGCCGTCGAGCGTTTGCCCGACGCGCAACGGATCGTGATGCTGCTGATCGCGGTTGAAGGAATGAGCTATGCAGAAGCAGCCGAAACGCTCGGCGTGCCGATCGGCACGATCATGAGCCGGCTGTCCCGCGCGCGCCAGACTATCGGCGTGCAATTCGGCGAGCGCGACGCGTCGGCGGCGCGCTCAACCGGCAACACACAGAGAGCGGCGCAATGA
- a CDS encoding superoxide dismutase codes for MFNSLISRRRLIATGSLASVGVALSRFAFGQTAPTAAKPALSVVPAYLGVSPQTLPPLPYAENALEPTISARTVGIHYGKHHRAYFDNLHKLLAGTPLEQASLEQIIVQSHDQPMLADVFNNAAQAWNHNFYWNSLSPAATTPSAKLQAAIERKFGSIEALSKALVATSASQFGSGWGWLVVDRGELAVVKTGNAETPFTAGLAPLLTVDVWEHAYYLDYQNRRPDYLVATVSRHLNWAFASANFERV; via the coding sequence ATGTTCAATTCGCTCATTTCCCGCCGTCGCCTGATTGCGACCGGGTCGCTGGCTTCGGTCGGTGTCGCGCTCTCCCGATTTGCTTTCGGCCAGACGGCGCCGACTGCCGCGAAGCCCGCGCTCAGCGTCGTGCCCGCATACCTCGGTGTGTCGCCGCAAACGCTGCCACCGCTGCCGTACGCGGAAAACGCGCTCGAGCCGACCATCTCGGCGCGCACGGTTGGGATTCACTACGGCAAGCACCATCGGGCGTACTTCGACAATCTGCACAAGCTGCTGGCCGGTACGCCGCTCGAACAGGCGTCGCTCGAGCAGATCATCGTGCAGTCGCACGATCAGCCAATGCTCGCCGACGTATTCAACAACGCGGCGCAAGCGTGGAATCACAACTTCTACTGGAACTCGCTGAGTCCTGCCGCGACCACGCCGAGCGCGAAATTGCAGGCCGCGATCGAACGCAAGTTCGGCTCGATCGAAGCGCTATCGAAAGCGCTCGTCGCGACATCGGCGTCGCAATTCGGTAGCGGCTGGGGATGGTTGGTGGTCGATCGCGGCGAACTCGCGGTCGTCAAAACGGGCAACGCGGAAACGCCGTTCACGGCCGGCCTCGCGCCGTTGCTCACGGTCGACGTGTGGGAGCACGCGTATTACCTCGACTATCAGAATCGCCGCCCGGACTATCTGGTGGCGACGGTCTCGCGTCATCTGAACTGGGCGTTCGCGTCGGCTAACTTCGAGCGCGTCTGA
- a CDS encoding TIGR03118 family protein translates to MKLHRNAVLAALCAVTAVTLVACGGGNHLSTPTPTLPSQFKATTLVSDGSANAPNIDPNLKNGWGIAFNPTGVVWVSDNNTKKSTLYDGNGVVQSLVVTIPPNAAGAAAGPTGIVFNKSTDFQISANGGASSNALFLWATDAGTIAAWSPKVLPTQAVNAFDDGAGGAVYKGLAIGANAGANLLYAADFHNKKVDVFDRSFNKIQLTGHFSDPNLPAGLSPFGIATIGSTVYVTYALLGPDGRTQVNGAGNGVVDAFDTAGNFIKRIATAGTLNSPWGVALAPANFGAASNLLLVGNFGDGTINAFDPNTGAFAGALMNTDGTTFRQPGIWGIGFGNGFANQPLNTLFFAAGPTPTSGVYGRIDVTP, encoded by the coding sequence ATGAAACTGCATCGAAACGCAGTGCTTGCCGCACTGTGCGCGGTCACGGCCGTCACGCTCGTCGCATGCGGCGGCGGCAACCACCTGAGTACTCCGACGCCGACGTTGCCGTCGCAATTCAAGGCCACTACGCTCGTCTCGGACGGCAGCGCGAACGCACCGAACATCGATCCCAATCTGAAGAACGGCTGGGGTATCGCGTTCAATCCGACCGGCGTGGTGTGGGTGTCGGACAACAACACGAAGAAGTCGACGCTGTATGACGGCAACGGCGTCGTGCAGTCGCTGGTCGTGACCATTCCGCCGAATGCCGCCGGCGCCGCGGCGGGTCCGACCGGCATTGTGTTCAACAAGAGCACCGACTTCCAGATCAGCGCGAACGGCGGTGCCTCGTCCAATGCGCTGTTCCTGTGGGCGACCGACGCCGGCACGATTGCCGCGTGGTCGCCTAAGGTCTTGCCGACCCAGGCCGTCAATGCCTTTGACGATGGCGCGGGTGGCGCGGTCTACAAGGGTCTCGCGATCGGCGCCAACGCCGGCGCGAATCTGCTATACGCGGCGGACTTCCACAACAAGAAGGTGGATGTGTTCGACAGATCGTTCAACAAGATCCAGCTCACCGGTCACTTCAGCGATCCGAATCTTCCGGCCGGCTTGTCGCCGTTCGGCATCGCGACGATCGGCAGCACGGTGTACGTCACGTACGCGCTGCTCGGTCCCGATGGTCGTACGCAGGTCAACGGTGCGGGCAACGGTGTAGTGGACGCGTTCGACACCGCCGGCAATTTCATCAAACGCATCGCGACTGCCGGTACGCTGAATTCGCCGTGGGGTGTCGCGCTCGCGCCAGCGAATTTCGGCGCGGCGAGCAATCTCTTGCTGGTGGGCAACTTCGGCGACGGCACGATCAATGCGTTCGATCCGAATACCGGCGCGTTTGCGGGCGCACTAATGAACACGGACGGCACGACGTTCAGGCAGCCCGGCATCTGGGGCATCGGCTTCGGCAACGGCTTCGCGAATCAGCCGCTCAATACGCTGTTTTTCGCGGCAGGGCCGACGCCGACGAGTGGCGTGTATGGACGTATCGACGTGACGCCGTAA
- a CDS encoding NAD-glutamate dehydrogenase has protein sequence MQAKNEESVTHLLNDVVEFARGRLPEPTFHVVEPFLRHYYDFVDADDLQSRSIADLYGAALAHWQTAQRFVPGTERLRVYNPILEQHGWHSDHTVIEIVNDDMPFLVDSVSMAVNGLRLALHSVVHPVFRIWRGPDGAITRVGQGAEEATDSRSQLTSFIHFEVDRCGDAAKLDALRDEIAKVLRDVRAAVEDWPKIVELARGTIKGMKAGEAGPEGLEARAFLEWMVADHFTFLGQRDYELVQHDIGYGLRPVAGSGLGILRDELRPIGAPDVTPLPPAAADIIAGSSPIFLTKANSRATVHRPGYLDYVGIKLTGADGKVTGERRFIGLYTSTAYFVSAAEIPIVRRKCANIVRRAGFLPKGHLAKSLVTVLETYPRDELFQADENQLYDIALGVLRLQEHQRTRLFIRRDRFDRFVSCLVFVPRDKYNTDLRQRIATLLAEAFNGESVEFTPLLSESTLARIHFVVHAKPGGMPNVDTRELEARLVHVARRWQDDLADALLDAFGEEQGNRLLQHYADSFPAGYRDDYPARTAVRDIELIERVQGSERLAMNLYRPIEAGPRAFRFKVYRAGLPIALSRSLPMLEHLGVRVDEERPYLIEALDATPAWIHDFGLELADDAEFDIERVKDLFEEAFEQVWTGAIESDDFNRLVLRAQLNAREVTILRAYAKYLRQVGSTFSDAYIERAVTGNPGIARMLVELFIARFDPVLGETREARVDGWLRTIDSALDQVPNLDEDRILRQFLGVIKATQRTNYYRFNADGRPKPYLSFKFDPSQVPGLPEPKPMFEIWVYSPRVEGVHLRGGRVARGGLRWSDRREDFRTEVLGLMKAQMVKNVVIVPVGSKGGFVVKNPPPQSERDAWMREGVACYQTFLRGLLDVTDNLAGTTVVPPPDVVRHDPDDPYLVVAADKGTATFSDYANAISQEYGFWLDDAFASGGSVGYDHKKMAITARGAWESVKRHFREMSVDTQTMDFTVVGVGDMSGDVFGNGMLLSPHIKLVAAFDHRHIFLDPNPDPASSLAERGRLFVLDRSSWADYDPALISAGGGVFPRTAKTIPLSPAVQAVLGISVPALAPTELMRAILQAPVDLLYNGGIGTYVKASRETHLQVGDRANDAIRVNGADLHCKVVAEGGNLGLTQLGRIEFAQRGGRINTDAIDNSAGVDCSDHEVNIKILLGLVVADGEMTEKQRNALLAEMTDEVGLLVLQDNYYQTQALSIAGRYGVELLDAEARLMRYLERAGRLNRVIEFLPTDEEVAERLAAKQGLTTPERAVLLAYSKMWLYDALLDSTMPEDPLVSDMLVEYFPKPLRQRFSEPMQRHPLRREILATHLTNALVNRVGCEFVHRLMEETDAQPGDIVRACIMARDVFDLDDVWRSIDALDNRVADDVQARMFVEVARLVERSALWFLRQLQAGAVSNGDVAGLLARCRDAAQRLAPQWPALLPDADLDALSERQRVLVDAGVDGELAVRIASGEISAALLDIAEVASTCGRSLELVAGVYFALGTLLNYSWISERAAALPAPTHWDMLARATALAELARLKRALTMSALTGADDASTPDALVQTWRDKRGAQLERYGRLLADLRATGGASLSMLLVIVREMAALERA, from the coding sequence ATGCAAGCCAAGAACGAAGAATCCGTTACACACCTGCTGAACGATGTCGTCGAATTTGCGCGGGGGCGTTTACCGGAGCCGACCTTCCACGTCGTCGAGCCCTTTCTGCGGCACTACTACGATTTCGTCGATGCCGACGATCTGCAAAGCCGCTCGATCGCCGATCTCTACGGCGCGGCGCTCGCACACTGGCAAACCGCGCAGCGCTTCGTGCCGGGCACCGAACGACTGCGCGTCTATAACCCGATCCTCGAACAGCACGGCTGGCATTCCGATCACACGGTGATCGAGATCGTCAACGACGACATGCCGTTTCTGGTCGATTCGGTGTCGATGGCGGTCAACGGTTTGCGGCTCGCGCTGCATTCGGTCGTGCATCCGGTGTTCCGGATCTGGCGCGGCCCCGACGGGGCGATCACACGCGTCGGCCAGGGCGCCGAAGAGGCGACCGACTCGCGCTCGCAGCTCACCTCGTTCATTCACTTCGAAGTCGACCGATGCGGCGATGCCGCAAAACTCGACGCGTTGCGCGACGAGATCGCGAAGGTATTGCGCGACGTGCGTGCCGCGGTTGAGGACTGGCCGAAGATCGTCGAACTCGCGCGCGGCACGATCAAAGGCATGAAAGCCGGGGAGGCCGGGCCGGAAGGACTCGAGGCGCGCGCGTTCCTCGAATGGATGGTGGCCGATCATTTCACCTTTCTCGGCCAACGCGATTATGAGTTGGTGCAGCACGATATCGGCTACGGTTTGCGGCCGGTGGCGGGCTCGGGGCTCGGCATTCTGCGTGACGAACTGCGGCCCATCGGCGCGCCCGACGTCACGCCGTTGCCGCCGGCTGCCGCCGACATCATCGCCGGTTCGTCGCCGATCTTTCTGACCAAGGCGAATTCTCGCGCCACGGTGCATCGTCCGGGCTATCTGGACTACGTCGGCATCAAGCTGACCGGTGCGGACGGCAAGGTGACCGGCGAGCGTCGGTTCATCGGCCTTTATACGTCGACGGCTTATTTCGTTTCCGCCGCCGAGATTCCGATCGTGCGGCGCAAATGCGCAAATATCGTGCGGCGAGCCGGATTCCTGCCGAAAGGTCATCTGGCGAAATCGCTGGTGACGGTACTCGAAACCTATCCGCGCGACGAACTGTTTCAGGCCGACGAGAACCAGCTCTACGACATCGCGCTCGGCGTGCTGCGTTTGCAGGAACATCAGCGCACGCGTCTGTTTATACGGCGTGACCGTTTCGACCGTTTCGTGTCGTGTCTGGTGTTCGTGCCGCGCGACAAATACAACACCGATCTGCGGCAACGTATCGCGACCTTACTGGCCGAAGCGTTCAACGGCGAGAGCGTTGAATTCACGCCGCTGCTGTCGGAGTCGACGCTGGCGCGCATTCATTTTGTCGTGCATGCGAAACCGGGCGGCATGCCCAACGTCGACACGCGAGAGCTGGAGGCGCGGCTCGTGCACGTGGCGCGCCGCTGGCAGGACGATCTGGCCGACGCATTGCTCGACGCCTTCGGCGAAGAGCAGGGCAACCGTCTGCTGCAACACTACGCGGATTCGTTTCCGGCCGGCTATCGCGACGATTATCCTGCTCGTACTGCGGTGCGCGATATCGAGTTGATCGAACGCGTGCAGGGCAGCGAGCGGCTTGCGATGAACCTGTATCGCCCGATCGAAGCGGGCCCACGCGCGTTTCGCTTCAAGGTCTACCGTGCCGGTTTGCCGATCGCGCTGTCGCGCAGTTTGCCGATGCTGGAGCATCTGGGCGTGCGCGTCGATGAAGAACGGCCGTACCTGATCGAAGCGCTGGACGCTACCCCCGCGTGGATTCATGACTTCGGCCTGGAACTCGCGGACGACGCGGAGTTCGATATCGAACGGGTCAAGGATCTGTTCGAGGAAGCGTTCGAGCAGGTGTGGACCGGCGCGATCGAAAGCGACGACTTCAATCGACTCGTGTTGCGCGCGCAACTGAATGCGCGCGAGGTGACGATACTGCGTGCGTATGCCAAGTATCTGCGCCAGGTCGGCTCGACCTTCAGCGACGCATATATCGAACGCGCGGTGACCGGTAATCCGGGAATCGCGCGGATGCTGGTCGAACTGTTCATCGCACGTTTCGATCCGGTGCTGGGCGAGACACGCGAGGCGCGCGTGGACGGCTGGCTGCGTACGATCGACAGCGCGCTCGATCAGGTGCCGAATCTCGACGAGGACCGCATACTCCGGCAGTTTCTCGGCGTGATCAAGGCCACGCAGCGCACCAACTACTATCGCTTCAACGCGGACGGCCGGCCGAAACCGTATCTGTCGTTCAAGTTCGATCCATCGCAAGTGCCCGGCTTGCCCGAGCCGAAACCGATGTTCGAAATCTGGGTGTACTCGCCACGCGTGGAAGGCGTGCATTTGCGTGGCGGCCGGGTGGCGCGCGGCGGTCTGCGCTGGTCGGATCGGCGCGAGGACTTCCGCACGGAAGTGCTCGGCCTGATGAAGGCGCAGATGGTGAAGAACGTGGTGATCGTGCCGGTCGGTTCGAAGGGCGGCTTCGTCGTGAAGAATCCGCCGCCGCAAAGCGAGCGCGATGCGTGGATGCGCGAAGGCGTGGCGTGCTATCAGACCTTCCTGCGCGGCCTGCTCGACGTCACCGACAACCTCGCGGGCACGACCGTGGTGCCGCCGCCCGACGTGGTGCGGCACGATCCCGACGATCCCTATCTGGTGGTCGCCGCCGACAAAGGCACGGCGACGTTCTCCGACTACGCGAACGCGATCTCGCAGGAATACGGCTTCTGGCTCGACGACGCGTTCGCGTCGGGCGGCTCGGTCGGCTACGACCACAAGAAGATGGCGATCACCGCGCGCGGCGCGTGGGAGTCGGTCAAGCGGCATTTCCGCGAAATGAGCGTGGATACGCAGACCATGGACTTTACCGTGGTCGGCGTGGGCGATATGTCGGGCGACGTGTTCGGTAACGGCATGCTGCTGTCGCCGCATATCAAGCTGGTGGCCGCGTTCGATCACCGGCATATCTTTCTCGATCCGAACCCCGATCCGGCAAGCAGTCTTGCCGAACGTGGGCGCCTGTTCGTTCTCGATCGTTCGAGCTGGGCCGATTACGATCCAGCGCTGATCTCCGCGGGCGGCGGCGTGTTTCCGCGTACCGCCAAGACGATTCCTTTATCGCCGGCGGTGCAGGCGGTGCTCGGCATCAGCGTGCCGGCGCTTGCGCCGACTGAGTTGATGCGGGCGATTTTGCAGGCGCCGGTCGATCTGCTTTACAACGGCGGCATCGGCACGTATGTGAAAGCGAGCCGCGAAACGCACCTGCAAGTCGGCGACCGCGCCAACGACGCGATCCGCGTGAACGGCGCCGATCTGCACTGCAAGGTCGTCGCCGAAGGCGGCAATCTCGGTCTCACGCAACTCGGGCGTATCGAGTTCGCGCAGCGCGGCGGCCGCATCAATACGGATGCGATCGACAATTCCGCGGGCGTCGACTGCTCGGACCATGAGGTCAACATCAAGATTCTGCTGGGACTGGTGGTGGCGGATGGCGAGATGACCGAGAAGCAGCGCAACGCGTTGCTCGCCGAAATGACCGACGAAGTCGGCCTGCTCGTGTTGCAGGACAACTACTACCAGACGCAGGCGCTGTCGATTGCGGGCCGCTACGGCGTCGAGCTGCTCGATGCCGAGGCGCGTCTGATGCGTTATCTCGAACGCGCGGGGCGCCTGAATCGCGTGATCGAGTTTCTGCCGACCGATGAAGAAGTCGCCGAACGGCTGGCGGCGAAACAAGGCCTCACCACGCCCGAACGCGCGGTGCTGCTCGCGTACAGCAAGATGTGGCTATACGACGCGTTGCTCGACTCGACCATGCCGGAGGACCCGCTCGTCAGCGACATGCTGGTCGAGTACTTCCCGAAACCGTTGCGTCAGCGTTTCAGCGAACCGATGCAGCGCCACCCGTTGCGCCGCGAAATCCTCGCGACGCATTTGACCAATGCATTGGTGAACCGGGTAGGTTGCGAGTTCGTGCATCGGTTGATGGAGGAAACCGACGCGCAGCCGGGCGATATCGTGCGCGCCTGCATCATGGCGCGCGACGTGTTCGATCTCGACGACGTGTGGCGCAGTATCGACGCGCTCGATAACCGCGTCGCCGACGACGTGCAGGCGCGCATGTTCGTCGAAGTCGCGCGGCTGGTGGAACGTTCGGCGCTGTGGTTTTTGCGGCAGTTGCAAGCGGGCGCGGTCAGCAACGGCGACGTGGCCGGCTTGCTCGCGCGCTGCCGCGATGCGGCGCAGCGCCTCGCGCCGCAATGGCCCGCGTTGTTGCCGGACGCCGATCTCGACGCGTTGTCCGAGCGCCAGCGCGTGCTCGTGGATGCCGGCGTGGACGGCGAACTCGCGGTGCGGATCGCGAGCGGCGAGATCTCGGCCGCGTTGCTCGATATCGCCGAAGTGGCGTCCACCTGCGGACGCAGCCTCGAACTCGTAGCGGGCGTGTACTTCGCGCTCGGCACGCTGCTGAACTACAGCTGGATCAGCGAGCGTGCAGCGGCGTTGCCCGCGCCCACGCACTGGGACATGCTCGCACGCGCCACGGCGCTGGCCGAGCTTGCCCGCCTGAAACGCGCACTGACCATGAGTGCGCTAACCGGTGCCGACGACGCGTCGACGCCGGATGCGCTGGTTCAGACCTGGCGCGACAAACGTGGTGCGCAGCTCGAACGTTACGGTCGTTTGCTGGCCGATTTGCGCGCCACGGGCGGCGCGAGTCTGTCGATGCTGCTGGTGATCGTGCGCGAGATGGCGGCGCTGGAAAGGGCGTGA
- a CDS encoding alpha/beta hydrolase, whose amino-acid sequence MSTWILLRGLTRETRHWGRLPDTLREAAGIDSPLLIDLPGNGEFAHLRAPASVADMVSFVRRAAAQSGVPGPYCVLAMSLGGMVATDWAQRYPGEIERLVLINTSMRPFSRMQERLRPSAWPGLLRVAAHWSDARRAEQGIHRLTCNNVETLGADLDAWSAIRRSRPVSRGNALRQLWAAARFTAHAAQPHCPLLILSSRNDRLADPVCSMKLAAAWKAPHREHGWASHDLPHDDPAWTAEQVRAWLAQDYADSQPVV is encoded by the coding sequence ATGAGCACGTGGATTCTGTTGCGCGGACTCACGCGCGAAACACGTCATTGGGGACGCTTGCCCGACACGCTGCGGGAAGCCGCGGGCATCGACAGTCCATTACTGATCGATCTGCCGGGCAACGGCGAGTTCGCTCATTTACGCGCGCCGGCAAGCGTCGCGGACATGGTGAGTTTCGTGCGGCGCGCTGCCGCGCAAAGCGGTGTGCCGGGTCCGTATTGCGTGCTGGCCATGTCGTTAGGCGGCATGGTGGCGACGGACTGGGCGCAGCGCTATCCCGGCGAGATCGAACGTTTGGTGCTGATCAACACGAGCATGCGGCCGTTCAGCCGTATGCAGGAGCGGCTGCGGCCTTCGGCGTGGCCTGGGCTGTTGCGCGTCGCAGCGCATTGGAGCGATGCGCGCCGCGCCGAACAGGGGATTCATCGCCTGACCTGCAATAACGTTGAAACATTGGGCGCCGATCTTGACGCATGGAGCGCGATTCGCCGCAGCAGACCGGTGAGTCGCGGCAATGCGCTGCGGCAATTGTGGGCGGCGGCGCGTTTTACCGCGCATGCTGCACAGCCGCACTGTCCGTTGCTGATTCTGTCGTCGCGCAACGATAGACTGGCCGACCCAGTGTGTTCGATGAAACTCGCGGCCGCGTGGAAAGCGCCGCATCGCGAGCATGGTTGGGCGAGCCACGATCTGCCGCACGACGATCCGGCGTGGACCGCCGAACAGGTGCGTGCATGGCTCGCGCAAGACTACGCGGATTCGCAACCGGTGGTCTGA
- a CDS encoding M14 family zinc carboxypeptidase, with the protein MPQPLSFLPDSFAEYEDLNTILDQGSASFEIRTVCDTTVRGRQFAVRTASIGSTDPLAPAIGFFGGIHGLERIGSQLVLDYMRALLARLEWDELLVRQLQSIRLIFMPIVNPGGMWAATRANPNGVDLMRNAPQNADERVPLLAGGQRVGAWLPWYRGREGEPMEAEAAALLRVVEAELAARPLSIALDCHSGYGWKDSIWFPYARTRKLMPHLPEMYVLKTMFERAHPHHGYAFEPQSHQYLLHGDLWDFAYDRAPAANVFLPMTLELGSWLWIKKNPRQLFSRQGMFNPVKAHRTARVLRRHANLFDFLARAAFSSQRWLPQGNRREQLLQCAIDHWYTPDIV; encoded by the coding sequence ATGCCGCAACCACTGAGCTTTCTGCCCGACAGTTTTGCGGAGTACGAAGATCTCAATACGATCCTCGACCAGGGCAGCGCGAGTTTCGAAATCCGCACCGTCTGCGACACAACGGTACGCGGCCGGCAATTCGCCGTACGCACGGCGAGCATCGGCTCGACCGATCCACTCGCGCCGGCCATCGGCTTTTTCGGCGGGATCCACGGCCTCGAACGGATCGGTTCGCAACTCGTGCTCGACTACATGCGCGCGCTCCTCGCGCGGCTCGAATGGGACGAGTTGCTGGTACGTCAATTGCAATCGATTCGTCTGATCTTTATGCCGATCGTCAACCCCGGCGGTATGTGGGCGGCCACACGCGCCAATCCGAACGGCGTCGACCTGATGCGCAACGCGCCGCAGAACGCCGATGAACGCGTGCCGCTGCTGGCCGGCGGTCAGCGCGTGGGCGCGTGGCTGCCGTGGTATCGCGGCCGCGAAGGCGAGCCGATGGAGGCGGAGGCCGCCGCGCTGCTACGAGTGGTCGAAGCCGAACTGGCCGCGCGGCCCCTGAGCATCGCGCTCGATTGCCACTCGGGCTACGGCTGGAAAGACAGCATCTGGTTTCCCTACGCGCGAACCCGCAAGCTGATGCCGCATCTGCCGGAAATGTACGTGCTGAAGACCATGTTCGAGCGCGCGCATCCGCATCATGGCTACGCATTCGAACCGCAGAGCCATCAATATCTGTTGCACGGCGATCTGTGGGACTTTGCATACGACCGCGCGCCCGCCGCCAACGTCTTCCTGCCGATGACCCTCGAACTCGGCTCTTGGCTGTGGATCAAGAAGAACCCGCGGCAACTGTTCTCGCGCCAGGGCATGTTCAATCCGGTCAAGGCGCATCGCACCGCGCGCGTGTTGCGGCGTCATGCGAACCTGTTCGACTTCCTGGCGCGCGCGGCTTTTTCGTCGCAGCGCTGGCTGCCGCAAGGCAATCGCCGCGAGCAACTGCTGCAATGCGCGATCGACCATTGGTATACCCCGGACATCGTATGA